A single genomic interval of Pyrobaculum arsenaticum DSM 13514 harbors:
- a CDS encoding thiamine pyrophosphate-dependent enzyme encodes MSVKITLNKTPMDYAVNRPPIWCPGCGDYGILEALKRALAGLGIPNEEVVVVSGIGCSSQLPHFLKTYGIHGIHGRAIPIATGVKIANPRLKVIVVGGDGDGYGIGLNHMIHAARRNVGITYVVSNNQVYGLTTGQMSPTTLRGVKTKTTPYGSIDEPVNPLALALAAGATFVARGFSGDVAHLTQIIDQALTHRGFALVDVLSPCVTFNKVNTYEWFRARVYKLEEAGHDPSDYWQAYKKAVEWPSLDPNGRIPIGVFYKNEEKPTYEEEIIKNLGVPPIEAGVAVNGKAVYGILQY; translated from the coding sequence ATGAGCGTCAAAATAACCCTTAACAAGACGCCGATGGACTACGCCGTGAATAGGCCGCCGATTTGGTGCCCTGGGTGCGGCGACTACGGGATATTAGAGGCGTTGAAGAGGGCCCTCGCCGGGTTGGGAATTCCCAACGAGGAGGTCGTCGTCGTGTCGGGGATTGGCTGCTCCTCGCAGTTGCCGCACTTCCTTAAAACCTACGGCATACACGGCATACACGGAAGGGCGATCCCCATAGCCACGGGGGTGAAGATAGCCAACCCCAGGCTTAAGGTTATTGTCGTGGGCGGAGACGGCGACGGCTACGGCATTGGCTTAAACCACATGATACACGCCGCTAGGCGCAACGTGGGCATAACCTACGTCGTGTCCAACAACCAAGTATACGGCCTCACCACAGGTCAGATGTCGCCCACAACGCTGAGGGGCGTCAAGACGAAGACCACCCCCTACGGCTCAATCGACGAGCCAGTCAACCCCCTGGCGCTTGCCCTCGCGGCCGGCGCCACGTTCGTGGCGAGAGGCTTCAGCGGCGACGTGGCCCATCTCACGCAGATAATAGACCAGGCCCTTACCCATCGCGGTTTTGCTCTTGTAGACGTGCTCAGCCCATGCGTCACCTTTAACAAGGTCAACACCTACGAATGGTTCAGGGCCCGGGTGTATAAGCTAGAGGAGGCGGGCCACGACCCCTCCGACTACTGGCAAGCCTACAAAAAAGCAGTGGAGTGGCCCAGCCTAGATCCCAACGGGAGGATACCCATAGGTGTGTTCTACAAGAACGAGGAAAAGCCGACCTACGAGGAGGAGATTATTAAAAATCTGGGCGTGCCACCTATAGAAGCCGGAGTTGCGGTTAACGGCAAAGCGGTGTACGGTATTTTACAGTACTAA
- a CDS encoding sulfite exporter TauE/SafE family protein → MVPPLEFLGLVLGVSAFSGLLGALTGLGGGAFLVPIYTLYMGIPFPYAAGASLISTIATSSGSASVYIRKGIVNVRIGVGLAVATTTGSIIGSILVARIYAAGLEHVLYLIFGSVLLAQIYVQWSRSKSELPPPRDPDWTTRVFQLWGRYYDEALGREVEYHGVRWWLGALIMLAAGVISGLLGIGAGVLKVLAMDWAMNLPMKVSTTTSNYMIGITAATGSAVYWAHGYIQPFLAAGTAIGVLAGSYVGTKILMKITGRKIRYIFIAILAYLGVRMVLRGLGYGF, encoded by the coding sequence GTGGTGCCGCCTCTTGAGTTCTTGGGCTTGGTGCTTGGGGTAAGCGCCTTTTCGGGGTTACTAGGCGCTTTGACTGGGCTCGGCGGCGGGGCCTTCCTTGTTCCCATCTACACCCTGTACATGGGCATTCCGTTCCCCTACGCCGCGGGGGCCAGCTTAATATCGACTATTGCCACTTCCAGCGGCTCCGCCAGCGTGTACATAAGGAAGGGCATCGTTAATGTGAGGATAGGGGTGGGGCTGGCTGTGGCCACCACGACGGGCTCTATCATTGGCTCTATCCTTGTGGCGAGGATCTACGCCGCGGGGCTCGAGCACGTCCTATACCTAATTTTCGGCTCCGTGCTTCTGGCCCAGATCTACGTCCAGTGGTCCCGGTCGAAGAGCGAGCTCCCCCCGCCTAGAGACCCAGACTGGACCACCCGCGTATTCCAGCTCTGGGGCCGCTACTACGACGAGGCGCTGGGGAGGGAGGTTGAGTACCACGGGGTGAGGTGGTGGCTGGGGGCTCTCATAATGCTAGCTGCGGGCGTCATCTCCGGCCTTTTGGGCATAGGCGCCGGCGTGCTCAAGGTGTTGGCAATGGACTGGGCCATGAACCTGCCAATGAAGGTCTCTACGACTACTAGCAATTACATGATAGGGATAACCGCCGCCACCGGTAGCGCCGTGTATTGGGCCCACGGCTACATCCAGCCCTTCCTGGCCGCGGGGACTGCCATAGGCGTCCTCGCTGGGTCGTACGTCGGCACGAAGATCTTAATGAAGATAACCGGGAGGAAGATTAGGTACATCTTCATCGCAATACTGGCATACCTCGGCGTCAGGATGGTGTTGAGGGGGCTCGGCTATGGATTTTGA
- a CDS encoding DUF1634 domain-containing protein, protein MDFEKAIELTLRAGALVSAALIGLGLVLIYAFHGSGNYTIPQIASPKSPINSSQFPVLRVLRGVVAIHGLDYIYLGLMALMATPIAAVVLTLANFAKNKNVVYTAIVAIVLFNMLLSLLVLPLLLGG, encoded by the coding sequence ATGGATTTTGAAAAGGCCATAGAGCTCACCCTCCGCGCCGGGGCCCTGGTCAGCGCGGCGCTGATAGGGCTAGGCCTCGTCTTGATCTACGCCTTCCACGGGTCGGGCAACTACACTATTCCCCAAATAGCCTCGCCCAAGTCGCCTATAAACAGCTCCCAGTTCCCAGTGTTGCGGGTGCTCCGCGGGGTCGTGGCCATACACGGCCTTGACTACATCTACCTAGGCCTCATGGCGCTTATGGCCACGCCCATAGCCGCCGTTGTTTTAACCTTGGCCAACTTCGCGAAAAATAAAAACGTGGTGTACACTGCGATAGTTGCCATTGTACTCTTTAACATGTTACTATCACTACTCGTTTTACCGTTGCTCTTGGGCGGCTAA
- a CDS encoding TSUP family transporter encodes MAYRRIDHPPYREDSLAKRLGLCGGYHDVVLTTRVYYCVQHIAPTALSIFLIGLMGGMFGLGGGWAVVPALNLIGKVPLRAAVGISLVVLAPSSAAALAIYVNSKALPIVLVSSIVPGVILGANFGARLGAKAKIRVIRLSVLGVMSVAALQLIIRGLAEL; translated from the coding sequence ATGGCGTATAGGCGCATAGACCATCCGCCATATAGAGAAGACAGCTTGGCTAAGAGGCTGGGGCTGTGCGGAGGCTACCACGACGTCGTCCTAACCACAAGGGTTTATTACTGTGTCCAGCATATCGCGCCTACAGCGCTGTCCATATTTTTAATCGGCCTTATGGGGGGCATGTTCGGCCTCGGAGGAGGGTGGGCCGTGGTGCCCGCGTTGAACCTCATAGGAAAAGTGCCGCTGAGGGCTGCGGTGGGGATATCTCTCGTAGTTTTAGCCCCCAGCTCCGCGGCCGCGCTGGCAATCTACGTGAACAGCAAGGCGTTGCCGATAGTCTTGGTATCATCCATAGTGCCAGGGGTGATCCTCGGAGCAAATTTCGGGGCTAGGCTGGGAGCCAAGGCTAAGATCAGGGTTATACGTCTCAGCGTCCTCGGCGTGATGTCAGTGGCGGCGCTACAGTTAATAATCCGCGGCTTGGCTGAGCTATGA
- a CDS encoding 2-oxoacid:acceptor oxidoreductase subunit alpha yields MKIDSLNVELTIRISGAQGEGVETTGRTLATVFAKLGYHVFAYRQYGSIIKGNPAMFYQIRISDRKIYSHGRWRTYDVLIALNDTALVQHRGGAKYVVSEKEIPLTDIATKHGNRIMKNTAALGALAALINLNPKYIAEQLTKEFGEGKVAEANIAVLDDAWRAAQAKYSPIADVERVGEPRLLMSGAEALAVGAVMAGMKFYAAYPMTPASPMLHWLAQWGPKLGVAVVQPEDEIAAINMAIGAAYAGVRAATGTSGGGFDLMHEAFGLAAMIETPVVVFLAQRGGPSTGLPTETEQSDLLMALSPAHGEYPHTVIAPRHIEEGLYAAAKAFNIAEKYQVPVIVLTDLYFNESLNTVEFDPGRFRIERGELLNAPILWEEYKRYKITENGISPRAIPGTPGGMHIATSDEHDEKGDVITDTHKPEIRKAMHRKRMVKLEKIAEEMDPPDLRGGGEVVAVAWGSTSMPLMDIGGNGVGLALFRDIYPLPDGGWKAALNGAKEVVVVEVNYRGQFADYLASKGVKVSRKVLKWWGEPFSIDELAEWL; encoded by the coding sequence ATGAAAATCGACAGTCTTAACGTGGAGCTCACTATACGGATAAGCGGAGCCCAAGGAGAGGGCGTGGAGACCACGGGCCGCACCTTGGCCACGGTCTTCGCCAAGTTGGGGTACCACGTCTTTGCCTATAGGCAGTACGGCTCAATAATAAAGGGGAACCCCGCGATGTTCTACCAAATCCGCATATCTGACAGGAAGATCTACAGCCACGGCAGGTGGAGAACCTACGACGTGTTGATAGCGCTTAACGATACGGCGCTGGTCCAGCACAGAGGCGGCGCGAAGTACGTCGTGTCTGAGAAGGAGATCCCCTTGACGGATATAGCCACCAAACACGGCAATAGGATAATGAAGAACACGGCGGCGCTGGGGGCGCTCGCCGCTTTAATAAACCTCAACCCCAAATACATAGCCGAACAACTGACGAAGGAGTTCGGCGAGGGGAAAGTGGCGGAGGCAAACATAGCCGTCCTAGATGATGCGTGGAGGGCGGCGCAGGCGAAGTACTCGCCCATAGCCGATGTGGAGAGGGTGGGGGAGCCTCGTCTTCTCATGTCGGGGGCAGAGGCGCTGGCTGTGGGGGCTGTGATGGCCGGGATGAAGTTCTATGCGGCGTACCCCATGACGCCGGCTAGCCCCATGCTCCACTGGCTGGCCCAGTGGGGGCCAAAATTAGGCGTGGCTGTTGTACAGCCCGAGGACGAAATCGCCGCTATTAACATGGCCATAGGAGCGGCCTACGCCGGCGTCAGGGCCGCCACCGGCACCTCCGGCGGGGGATTCGACCTAATGCACGAAGCCTTCGGCCTAGCCGCGATGATTGAGACCCCCGTCGTTGTGTTCCTTGCACAGCGAGGAGGGCCCAGCACAGGGCTCCCCACGGAGACTGAGCAGTCTGATCTATTAATGGCGCTGTCTCCTGCACACGGCGAGTACCCACACACCGTAATTGCGCCTAGGCACATCGAGGAAGGGCTCTACGCCGCTGCCAAGGCCTTCAACATAGCAGAGAAGTACCAAGTCCCCGTGATAGTCCTCACAGACCTATACTTCAACGAGTCCCTTAACACGGTGGAGTTCGACCCGGGCAGATTCAGGATTGAGAGGGGCGAGCTCCTCAACGCGCCTATCCTCTGGGAGGAGTATAAGAGGTATAAAATCACCGAGAACGGGATATCCCCAAGGGCGATCCCCGGCACGCCCGGAGGCATGCACATAGCCACCAGCGACGAGCATGACGAAAAAGGCGACGTAATAACCGACACGCACAAGCCGGAGATTAGAAAGGCGATGCATCGCAAGAGGATGGTGAAGCTGGAAAAAATAGCCGAGGAGATGGATCCCCCCGATTTGAGAGGGGGCGGCGAGGTCGTGGCAGTTGCGTGGGGCTCCACCTCTATGCCGTTGATGGACATAGGGGGGAACGGTGTGGGGCTGGCGCTGTTTAGAGACATCTACCCACTCCCAGACGGTGGGTGGAAAGCCGCCCTTAACGGGGCCAAGGAGGTGGTTGTCGTTGAGGTGAACTACCGCGGCCAGTTTGCAGACTACCTTGCCTCTAAGGGGGTTAAGGTGAGCAGAAAGGTTCTGAAGTGGTGGGGGGAGCCGTTTAGCATAGACGAACTGGCGGAGTGGCTATGA
- a CDS encoding THUMP domain-containing class I SAM-dependent methyltransferase, giving the protein MEYLFTTVPGLEDFVIEELSERFPTSRAKGVYMTGRVVAEVGAEAAELFRLRTVERFGIFLGDGFGEDLSGVVEIAQRHLAGSLRYLTRFTTVGVRCERVGQHGFTSRDVEREVGRWFKERGFTISLVEPDVEVNVDVVESYIAVWITVAKRSLKDRPWRVYEHYASLNPIIANAMVRLAKPKPGETVCDLTCGGGTIVAEAAELYPHARYLCVDISLRHVKGAVKNTAAFPQVDVLWFDSTKLHRAVRPVCDKFVFNPPYGFRIPERVGRLYRLLGKAMRRLARGCATYVVITPRHKTFISQVGGELLFRRVVYQGGLYSHIIAGRICP; this is encoded by the coding sequence GTGGAATACCTCTTCACCACCGTGCCGGGGCTGGAGGACTTCGTTATCGAGGAGCTGTCGGAGAGGTTCCCCACGAGCCGGGCAAAGGGAGTTTACATGACTGGTAGGGTTGTGGCAGAGGTTGGGGCAGAGGCGGCGGAGCTTTTTAGGCTGAGGACAGTGGAGCGCTTTGGGATATTTCTCGGAGACGGATTCGGGGAGGATCTCAGCGGCGTGGTGGAGATTGCCCAACGGCACCTCGCAGGATCGCTTAGGTACTTAACCCGCTTCACCACCGTGGGGGTGAGGTGCGAGAGGGTTGGGCAACACGGCTTCACATCGCGGGACGTGGAGCGGGAGGTGGGGAGGTGGTTCAAGGAGAGGGGCTTTACGATCAGCCTCGTGGAGCCCGACGTCGAGGTAAACGTCGACGTGGTGGAGAGCTACATCGCCGTGTGGATCACCGTGGCCAAGAGGAGCCTCAAGGACAGGCCTTGGAGGGTCTACGAGCACTACGCCAGCCTCAACCCCATTATAGCCAACGCCATGGTCCGCCTAGCCAAGCCGAAGCCGGGAGAGACGGTCTGCGACTTGACCTGCGGCGGTGGCACCATAGTGGCGGAGGCGGCGGAGCTTTACCCACACGCCCGCTACCTCTGCGTCGACATCTCGCTGAGGCACGTCAAGGGCGCCGTGAAGAACACGGCGGCTTTCCCGCAGGTCGACGTCCTCTGGTTCGACTCCACAAAGCTCCACAGGGCGGTCCGCCCCGTATGCGACAAATTCGTCTTCAACCCCCCGTACGGCTTTAGAATACCGGAAAGAGTGGGTAGGCTATACCGCCTCTTAGGCAAGGCCATGCGTAGGCTGGCCCGGGGCTGCGCTACCTATGTCGTCATCACCCCCCGTCACAAGACCTTTATCAGCCAGGTGGGGGGAGAGTTGTTGTTTAGAAGAGTGGTGTACCAAGGCGGCCTCTACAGCCACATAATAGCCGGGAGGATATGTCCCTAG
- a CDS encoding DUF6955 family protein, producing MSSGVYKIGLLIDEKRYEAIKNLPFASKMKSMFGGEIRMLEVEVDEDTAKKILAAFPSARVDARGFLEDLPVAFKRALFEAVVETKSVGKEAFEKVFQKIDQIKEAAKKEKEYVPPP from the coding sequence ATGTCAAGCGGGGTGTATAAAATAGGCTTGCTTATTGACGAGAAGCGCTACGAGGCTATTAAGAACCTCCCATTCGCCTCTAAGATGAAGTCCATGTTCGGGGGTGAGATAAGGATGCTAGAGGTGGAGGTGGATGAGGACACGGCCAAGAAAATACTGGCGGCCTTTCCCTCGGCTAGAGTCGACGCCCGAGGCTTTCTAGAGGACTTACCAGTGGCTTTTAAGAGGGCGCTTTTCGAAGCCGTAGTGGAGACGAAGAGCGTGGGGAAGGAGGCCTTTGAGAAGGTCTTTCAGAAAATTGACCAGATCAAAGAGGCAGCTAAAAAGGAAAAAGAGTACGTCCCACCGCCGTAA
- a CDS encoding TSUP family transporter: MVELFLLVFLFFLGVVLGLVGSLAGVGGGVIFTPLMLAFSEIHPDYVRATGLAVALTTASIGGARYSEEGIADVKIGAFFASLAVVGSTIGALSGIYITSNLGNTGKALIRLALGLLLIFIVL, translated from the coding sequence ATGGTAGAGCTCTTCCTGTTAGTATTCCTATTCTTCCTCGGCGTTGTGCTCGGCTTAGTGGGTAGCCTAGCGGGGGTGGGAGGCGGGGTGATATTCACGCCGCTGATGCTCGCCTTTTCAGAAATACACCCAGACTATGTCAGGGCCACGGGGCTTGCCGTTGCCCTAACCACAGCTAGTATAGGAGGTGCGAGGTATTCGGAAGAGGGCATAGCAGATGTGAAGATCGGCGCCTTCTTCGCGTCGCTTGCAGTAGTGGGGAGCACAATCGGCGCGCTTTCTGGAATCTACATCACGTCCAACCTGGGAAACACGGGTAAAGCACTAATCAGGTTGGCGCTAGGATTACTGTTGATATTTATAGTTTTATAA
- a CDS encoding DsrE/DsrF/DrsH-like family protein has translation MEKVEKKNKLAIIAWSGTVDKLYPVAILSSAAAAGGWEVELFFTFWGLNAIRKEMLNAPPKISADFSEYAPAVAQAVKQMNFPPWHELLRQAKSMGNVKIYACSTTMEMFGIKDKSALADFVDDVVGAATFLERAKDAAVTLFI, from the coding sequence ATGGAAAAAGTTGAAAAGAAGAACAAGCTGGCGATAATAGCGTGGTCGGGAACCGTAGACAAGCTATACCCCGTGGCTATTCTCTCCAGCGCCGCCGCGGCTGGGGGGTGGGAGGTGGAGCTATTCTTCACCTTCTGGGGCCTCAACGCCATTAGGAAGGAGATGCTCAACGCCCCGCCTAAGATATCTGCTGACTTCTCGGAGTACGCGCCTGCGGTGGCACAGGCTGTAAAACAGATGAACTTCCCGCCGTGGCACGAGCTCTTGAGGCAAGCCAAGTCCATGGGGAATGTCAAGATCTACGCCTGCTCCACCACGATGGAGATGTTCGGCATAAAAGACAAGTCGGCCCTAGCCGACTTCGTAGACGACGTCGTCGGCGCAGCCACCTTTTTAGAAAGGGCGAAGGACGCCGCGGTTACGCTCTTCATATAG
- a CDS encoding 4a-hydroxytetrahydrobiopterin dehydratase — MAMEEYLVYRLKFKSFSHAAEFLKRVAEVADRLGHHPDVELKYVNLTLRLTTNDAGNKITEKDRRLAEEIEKIIAEMRDYFA, encoded by the coding sequence ATGGCAATGGAGGAGTATCTAGTATACCGTCTCAAATTCAAGAGCTTTTCCCACGCCGCCGAGTTCTTGAAGAGGGTGGCGGAGGTGGCGGATAGGCTTGGCCACCACCCCGACGTGGAGTTGAAGTACGTCAACTTGACGCTCCGGCTCACCACCAACGACGCGGGCAACAAAATAACCGAGAAGGATAGGAGGCTGGCCGAGGAGATTGAGAAGATCATAGCTGAGATGCGGGATTATTTTGCTTAA
- a CDS encoding MFS transporter — protein sequence MSIRTVVAASTIGTLIEWYDFFAYSSLSPFIAEYFFPKSDPAVAIILTWLVFATAFVVRPVGAVLFGHLGDRIGRKSTFLITLIVMGLATFFMGLIPTYAQAGIVAPLLLTLLRIVQGIALGGEYGGAITYVLEHAPAGRRAFYNGFVAATPPLGLGLSSITVVLSSLLLTKEQFATWGWRMPFLVSIILTALGVYLRFKLAESPVFEDIKKRGEVARVPIAEVLGRHLPWVLVGVAVAAGHAVLAYTSTGYIFTYLVQTAKRTPVEANIIVGAAALAQIPLYLLAAWLGDRVGRKAVYMTGLAIGLATYYPLYYLLPSLDLWLAALAVYVMVGATAFTFGILGTALAELFPARVRYSGMSLAFNLGVGLFGGFTPTIVQLIGTLLKNPLAGLLLYTYVVAAAALIIAALILPETKSKDVAA from the coding sequence ATGTCTATTAGGACGGTTGTCGCGGCCTCGACTATCGGGACCCTTATTGAGTGGTATGATTTTTTTGCGTACTCATCTCTCTCCCCCTTCATAGCCGAGTACTTTTTCCCCAAGAGTGACCCGGCGGTTGCCATAATTTTGACGTGGCTTGTATTCGCCACCGCCTTTGTGGTGAGGCCAGTCGGCGCCGTCTTGTTCGGCCATCTGGGAGATAGGATAGGGCGTAAGTCCACCTTCCTCATAACGCTGATAGTCATGGGCCTAGCCACCTTTTTCATGGGCCTAATCCCCACGTACGCCCAGGCAGGCATCGTTGCTCCTCTGCTACTGACATTGCTGAGGATAGTACAGGGCATCGCGCTGGGGGGCGAGTACGGCGGCGCCATCACATACGTCTTGGAGCACGCCCCGGCGGGTAGGAGGGCTTTTTACAACGGGTTCGTAGCCGCCACTCCGCCCCTCGGGCTGGGCCTCTCATCCATCACCGTGGTGTTGTCCTCGTTGCTCTTGACAAAGGAGCAATTCGCTACCTGGGGCTGGAGGATGCCGTTCCTCGTCTCCATTATCCTCACGGCGCTTGGGGTATACCTGCGCTTCAAGCTTGCAGAGTCCCCCGTTTTTGAGGACATCAAAAAGAGGGGCGAGGTAGCCAGAGTACCCATCGCCGAGGTGCTGGGGAGGCACCTACCGTGGGTGCTGGTGGGGGTGGCGGTGGCCGCTGGCCACGCGGTGTTGGCCTACACGTCGACTGGCTACATATTTACCTACTTGGTGCAGACAGCTAAGCGGACGCCTGTGGAGGCCAACATTATAGTGGGCGCCGCGGCGCTGGCGCAAATACCCTTGTACCTATTAGCCGCGTGGCTTGGCGATAGGGTTGGGAGGAAGGCCGTCTACATGACGGGGCTGGCCATCGGCTTGGCAACCTACTACCCCCTCTACTACCTCCTGCCCTCCCTTGACCTTTGGCTCGCCGCATTGGCCGTCTACGTCATGGTTGGGGCCACCGCCTTCACATTCGGCATCTTGGGCACGGCACTTGCGGAGCTCTTCCCCGCCAGGGTTAGGTACAGCGGGATGTCGCTGGCCTTCAACCTCGGCGTGGGGCTGTTCGGCGGCTTCACCCCCACTATCGTCCAGCTGATAGGCACCCTCCTCAAAAACCCGCTTGCCGGGTTGTTGCTGTACACATACGTCGTGGCCGCCGCGGCTCTGATAATCGCGGCGCTCATCCTGCCCGAGACTAAGTCAAAAGACGTCGCCGCTTAG
- the sat gene encoding sulfate adenylyltransferase encodes MYAPLEPHGGRLVYNVVEDRDKAAGMAAGLTKLEIEPTLGPDGAPIRNPYREVMSIAYGFFSPVEGFMTRNEVESVLRERRLLSGWLFPFPLIFDVDEEKLKTAGVKEGDSVLLTLKGRPFAVLNVEEVWKLPDRKELADAVFGTPEKNGEVVKRRFDEKHPGWLIYRMMRPVALAGKVAVVNPPRFKEPYSRFWMPPRVSREYVRQRGWKIVVAHQTRNVPHIGHEMLMKRAMFVAGGDRPGDAVLVNAIIGAKRLGDYVDEAILEGHEALNKAGYFHPNRHVVTMTLWDMRYGNPLESLLHGIIRQNMGATHHMFGRDHAATGDYYDPYSTQYLWTRGLPSYGINEPPHVTDKGLRIRPVNLGEFAYCPVCGEYTYLGISYGDYKEAPLCGHTPERISGSFLRGVIIEGLRPPKVVMRPEVYDVIVKWWRVYGYPYVTDKYLKIKEQELEVELQ; translated from the coding sequence ATGTACGCCCCCCTTGAACCGCATGGAGGTCGGCTGGTGTACAACGTAGTGGAGGATAGGGACAAGGCGGCTGGCATGGCTGCTGGCTTGACGAAGCTGGAGATTGAGCCGACGCTGGGCCCAGACGGGGCTCCGATTAGGAACCCCTACAGGGAGGTTATGTCCATCGCCTACGGCTTCTTCAGCCCTGTGGAGGGCTTTATGACTAGGAACGAGGTGGAGTCGGTCTTGAGGGAGAGGCGCCTCTTGTCGGGCTGGCTATTCCCCTTCCCCCTAATATTCGACGTAGATGAGGAGAAGCTAAAGACCGCAGGCGTCAAGGAGGGGGATTCCGTATTGTTAACCCTCAAGGGCAGGCCCTTCGCCGTGTTGAACGTCGAGGAGGTGTGGAAGTTGCCGGACCGCAAAGAGTTGGCGGACGCCGTCTTCGGCACGCCGGAGAAGAACGGCGAGGTGGTGAAGAGGCGTTTCGACGAGAAGCACCCGGGCTGGCTCATATACCGAATGATGAGGCCTGTGGCTCTCGCCGGGAAGGTGGCGGTGGTCAACCCGCCTAGGTTCAAGGAGCCGTACTCGCGGTTCTGGATGCCGCCCCGCGTCTCTAGGGAGTACGTTAGGCAGAGGGGGTGGAAAATCGTCGTGGCTCATCAAACCAGGAACGTGCCGCATATCGGCCACGAAATGCTTATGAAGAGGGCGATGTTCGTGGCTGGGGGCGATAGGCCTGGCGACGCCGTTCTCGTCAACGCCATTATCGGGGCCAAGCGGCTGGGGGACTACGTAGACGAGGCCATCTTGGAGGGACACGAGGCGCTTAACAAGGCGGGCTACTTCCACCCCAACCGCCACGTGGTGACCATGACGCTTTGGGATATGCGATACGGAAACCCGCTGGAGTCTCTCCTACACGGCATCATACGGCAGAACATGGGCGCCACACACCACATGTTCGGCCGAGACCACGCCGCCACTGGCGACTACTACGACCCATACTCCACCCAGTACCTCTGGACAAGGGGCCTCCCCAGCTATGGGATAAACGAGCCGCCCCACGTGACTGACAAGGGGCTGAGGATAAGGCCGGTGAATTTGGGCGAGTTCGCCTACTGCCCAGTCTGCGGCGAGTACACATATCTAGGCATATCCTACGGCGACTACAAAGAGGCCCCCCTCTGCGGCCACACGCCGGAGCGGATAAGCGGCTCCTTCCTCCGCGGGGTGATAATAGAGGGGTTGAGGCCGCCAAAAGTAGTAATGAGACCCGAGGTATACGACGTAATTGTGAAGTGGTGGAGGGTCTACGGCTACCCCTACGTGACTGACAAATACTTAAAGATAAAAGAGCAGGAGCTTGAAGTGGAGCTCCAGTAG